ATGCATTAAAGTTAATTCCATCCGTAAAAGCAGTTTTTAGACGAGAGAGTGATGTTAAAGGAGATTTCAGAGTTAGAGACCTTGAACATCTTGCAGGTGAAGAAAAAACACTTACAACGTACAAAGAAAACGGGTACAGACTTTTAGTCGATGTTTCTAAAGTTTATTTTTCACCGCGGCTTGGATGGGAGAGAAAACGAATAATGGATCTTGTAACATTTGATGACATTGTAGTCGATATGTTTTGCGGAGTTGGGCCATATTCAATTGCATGTAAAAATGCAGAAAAAATCTATTCGATAGATATAAACCCGGATGGAATTGAACTTTTAAAACAGAATATCGTTTTAAATGGCCTTGAAAATAAAATAGTTCCGATTTTAGATGATGTAAGAAATGTAGATGTAAAAGGAACTAGAGTTATAATGAATTTACCAAAATACGCCCACGAATTTGTAAATAAAGCCCTTGAAATCGTTGAAGAAGGCGGAATAATCCATTACTATACCGTAGGTTCGGAATTTATTGAAGGAATTGAACTTTTTAAATCAAAGTGTGAATGTGAAGTTGTTGACAAAAGAATTGTAAAATCGTATTCCCCGAGAGAATATGTCTTTGTAATTGATTTTAAAATACTAAAAAAGAATTAAATTAAAAATAATATATTTTAAAAGAAACTGTCCAATGTTGCCTGTTTTTTTGGATCTTTTTTCTCTTTTTCTTTTTTATCCGTTTTTTCAACAGTTTCTTCGATTACTTCTTTTAAAGGTTCTTTTGGCGGTTCTGAAATTTTTGGTCGCTTTGGAATAATAGGTACTACGTCTTCAGCTTTTTTCTTTTTCTTTGGAGTTTCCTTTTCAACTTTTGGCTTTTTACCGGCAATTACTGAAAATATATTCTTTGCAATTGTTTTGTTGGTTAAAAACTCGATTTCTTCTTTTGTGAGTTCATAATATTCCACAAGTTCTGCAGAAACAGCTTCATTTGATTCGAAAACCACGACCATATAATCTAAAGTATTTCTTGCCCTTTTTGTTGAAGTATGGGTTTTTAAAGCTATTTTTTTCAAAATATCTTTCATCCTCTGCCTGCTACCCTTGGTCCTGCTGAGTTTTGTAAAGATTGCAGGTGGCGCGTACCTAGTAAATCCCCTATACTTTTCCTCTTTTGCAAGGGCAGTTCCTGCGGTCATCAACGCTGAAGCATATCTCCAGAGTCCAAAATACTGCCTTCTAAATACCCTTCCCAAAAATACGTCTGATTTTGAAAGGTAATCATACCCATTTGCAAGATCCTTGTATTTTAAATATTCTTTTGGCAAATTTTCAGAAATCCACTCTTCAATAGTTCCAAGTTCCTCTTTTACATCCCTTGTAGCACTTGTTGCAATGTCATAGTGGGTTGTTTTCATTATTATCCTCATTGCATCAAAAATACTCTTTTCACTATCCCTATCAGGGAGTTCTTTTGCATCTTCAACTTCAATGGACCCGCCTGTTGCAAGGGATTGTAAATCATTTATTGCAGCCCTTAAATCCCCACCCGCATGGCTTGCAATCGTTTTGATCACTTTTTCATCGATTTCAAACCCTTCTTTTAATGCAATTTTCCTTAAAACTGGAGGAATTGAGTTCGTATGTACTGAACCAACATTTATTAAATTTACAGAATTTCTAAGTGTCATCAAAGCAGGCTTGTATACATCGTTTGCAGTTAAAATTACAGGGTTTTCTGCAGTTTTTAAAACTTTTATTATTTCAGCTACCCCTCCCCTATCGTCATTTCCCGAAAGTCCATCAACCTCATCTAAAACTATTAGAGTTCTTTTTCCAGTAAGGGACTTTGAAGTTGCCGCAGTTCCAACAACTTGCGAAATTACATCCTTATTTCGCTTGTCACTCGCATTAAGTTCGATTACGTCAAATGCATAGTCTTTTGCAATTGCATAAGCTAGTGTAGTTTTTCCCGAACCAGGAGGCCCCGCCAAAAGTATTGGTTTTTGCTTTTGACCATTTATGAATGATTCTATCCATTCAATAAGGGATTCTTTGGTTTTATTGTGTCCTGCAACATCATTTAACGATTTTGGCCTGTATTTCTCAACCCATTCTTCCATTTAAACACCTAGCTTTTTTGCAAGTTCAATATAATTAGTGTCGCCGACTTTTTTAATAATTTTCATCAATCTATCAATTTCTTCTTTCATTTTTTCTTTCGAAATCATATCCTTTCTAGAATATAACACTGCCAGTTCTACAATGGCCCCATCTGCACGATTATATGGCGTTGTGTTGTAATTCAGTATTTTTTCAAAAATAGGTTTTCCTTCAACAATCATTAGTTTGGAACTTCCAAATTCATTTTTTGTTTCCACTATTTTTCTATTGTTAATCTCGATTAGTTCTATTTTAAACGAATCTTTTAGATACGGTATTTTTTTGCCGTTTTTTTCCAGATATTCGTAATCCCCTGAATCATCGAGAACCGATTTTGCAATTAAATAAGGACTGCAAATATTTAAAATATAGAAATCATCTTTTTGTAAATTTTCAAAAGTGTGTGAACCTTCATATAAATGCAAGGTTATTAAATCCCCTTTCAAAAAAGCTCCGATTGGTGCCCGATTAGAATTTCCCGAAGTTATAACGACTTCATATTTCATAGATACCCACTGTAATCAATCAACTATACTATTATATCACTACATTGATTTTATATGTTAGTATCGCTTATTAAATTTAAAAGGTTCATTTTACTCATTTAATTCTTTTCGGTGACATTATGCGATGTTCTGCAGTTTCTTTAGGGTCGGGAACCATAATTAATGCAATTGCAACAGGTTTTGGCTCTGCTTTCGGCGTTGATTTAAAAATAAAAGCTGATGTTGAGTTACTTGATAACGGCAAAAAAATTATAAACGGAATTTCGATAGATAACCCAACTTTAAAGCCAAGTCTTGTAGAAAGGTGTGTTAAAAACGTTTTAGATTACTTTGAAGTTGATTACTCTGCAAAAATTTCAACGAGTGGAGATATCCCTGTAAAATCTGGACTTAGTAGCAGTAGCGCAGCTTCTAATGCGGCAGTTTTGGCAACCATTGGTGCTTTGGGTGAAAAGGTCGATTCAGATTTGGTTTTGGATCTTGCAATAAAATCATCTTTTGAAGAAAAGTTAACTGTTACTGGAGCGTATGATGACGCCACTGCATCTTATTTTGGTGGAATTACCGTATGTAATAATATGGAAAGAAAAATACTGAAAAAAGATGAATTTAAGGAAGATATAAAAGTTGTTGTATTAATGCCGGAATTTCAAAAGAATGTTGATGTAAAAAGAATGAAATTGATCAAAGATTACGTTGATATGGCTTTTGAAAAGTGCATGGCCGGAGATTACTATAAAGCATTGTTTTTAAATGGCCTGCTCTACTCATCTGCATTAAATTTCCCCTCAAATATTTCAGTTGATGCTTTAGAAGCGGGTGCAATTACGGCAGGGCTTTCTGGGACAGGTCCTTCATACGTTGCTCTTTGTTATAATGAAAATGAAAAAAACGTTGAAAATGCACTTAAAAAATATGGAAACACAGTAATTACTAAACCATGTATAAATGGAGCTAGAATACTTTACTAAATAATTAACTGGTGAAAATAATGGTCGATAAAATATATGGAATTGGTGTTGGTCCAGGAGATACAGATTTACTAACATTAAAAGCAGTTAAAATACTTCAAAATGCGGATACAGTATTTGTTCCAATTTCAAAGGAAGGAAAAGCTTCTGTTGCATATGATATTATAAAAGATATACTACCGGAAAACAAAAAAGTAGTCGAACTTCTGTTTCCAATGAGTAAAGATGTCGAATTTTTACAAAAACACTGGAATGGTGCTGCAAAACAGGTTATGGAAGAAAATGGAACCGTTGCAGTCGTAACTATTGGGGATGCAACACTTTACAGTACTTTTTCGTATGTCTGGCACATTTTTAAAGAAAATGGAATTGATGTAGAAATTATAAACGGAATTTCCTCACCATTTGCGGGTGCAGGCGTTTTAAATATTCCTTTAGTTGAAGGGGATGAAAAACTAGCAATTTTGCCGCAAGGAAAAGATTTAGAAAGATATTTAGAAGAATTCGATACGTTAATTGTGATGAAAACCAACGATCTAGAAGAAAAATTGAAGAATTTAAAAGATAAAAAGGATAATTATTTAGTTGGTGTTGTAAACCGGGTAACATCCAATACTCAGAAAACTGCGCTTGGAAAAATCGATGAGATTGATTTTGAACCATTTAAAGATTATTTATCATTAGCAATTATTAAAAAATTGAAATAACTTATAATTAATTCATACATCGATACTTTTTTATTCAATTTGTTCAGATATTAGCTTAATCGTTAATGGTGGTAAGATATGATAAGTGATAACGTCAAAAAAGGAGTTATAAGATCTCCAAACCGAGCTCTTTTAAAAGCTTGCGGATATTCAGACGAAGACATGGAAAAACCATTTATTGGTGTTGTAAACAGCTTCACAGAAGTTGTTCCTGGCCACATTCACTTAAAAACATTATCAGAAGCAGTTAAACATGGTGTTTATGCAAACGGCGGAACGCCATTTGAATTTAATACAATTGGAATTTGCGACGGTATTGCAATGGGTCATGAAGGTATGAAATACTCCTTACCTTCAAGAGAAATCATTGCAGATG
Above is a genomic segment from Methanococcus maripaludis containing:
- a CDS encoding class I SAM-dependent methyltransferase family protein, whose product is MISCIKVNSKLGEKTRKIILDNDLLSKNYKLKKEGEFLYIPLTSSNFDKQIFEDENIDFEVLELDENNISKIDVEKKTSFKDYLLKNFKDEVDGNLIAHAYDIVGDIVILQIAEEIAPEIRKKIGENALKLIPSVKAVFRRESDVKGDFRVRDLEHLAGEEKTLTTYKENGYRLLVDVSKVYFSPRLGWERKRIMDLVTFDDIVVDMFCGVGPYSIACKNAEKIYSIDINPDGIELLKQNIVLNGLENKIVPILDDVRNVDVKGTRVIMNLPKYAHEFVNKALEIVEEGGIIHYYTVGSEFIEGIELFKSKCECEVVDKRIVKSYSPREYVFVIDFKILKKN
- a CDS encoding replication factor C large subunit, with the translated sequence MEEWVEKYRPKSLNDVAGHNKTKESLIEWIESFINGQKQKPILLAGPPGSGKTTLAYAIAKDYAFDVIELNASDKRNKDVISQVVGTAATSKSLTGKRTLIVLDEVDGLSGNDDRGGVAEIIKVLKTAENPVILTANDVYKPALMTLRNSVNLINVGSVHTNSIPPVLRKIALKEGFEIDEKVIKTIASHAGGDLRAAINDLQSLATGGSIEVEDAKELPDRDSEKSIFDAMRIIMKTTHYDIATSATRDVKEELGTIEEWISENLPKEYLKYKDLANGYDYLSKSDVFLGRVFRRQYFGLWRYASALMTAGTALAKEEKYRGFTRYAPPAIFTKLSRTKGSRQRMKDILKKIALKTHTSTKRARNTLDYMVVVFESNEAVSAELVEYYELTKEEIEFLTNKTIAKNIFSVIAGKKPKVEKETPKKKKKAEDVVPIIPKRPKISEPPKEPLKEVIEETVEKTDKKEKEKKDPKKQATLDSFF
- a CDS encoding DUF447 domain-containing protein, which gives rise to MKYEVVITSGNSNRAPIGAFLKGDLITLHLYEGSHTFENLQKDDFYILNICSPYLIAKSVLDDSGDYEYLEKNGKKIPYLKDSFKIELIEINNRKIVETKNEFGSSKLMIVEGKPIFEKILNYNTTPYNRADGAIVELAVLYSRKDMISKEKMKEEIDRLMKIIKKVGDTNYIELAKKLGV
- a CDS encoding shikimate kinase, which gives rise to MRCSAVSLGSGTIINAIATGFGSAFGVDLKIKADVELLDNGKKIINGISIDNPTLKPSLVERCVKNVLDYFEVDYSAKISTSGDIPVKSGLSSSSAASNAAVLATIGALGEKVDSDLVLDLAIKSSFEEKLTVTGAYDDATASYFGGITVCNNMERKILKKDEFKEDIKVVVLMPEFQKNVDVKRMKLIKDYVDMAFEKCMAGDYYKALFLNGLLYSSALNFPSNISVDALEAGAITAGLSGTGPSYVALCYNENEKNVENALKKYGNTVITKPCINGARILY
- the cobI gene encoding precorrin-2 C(20)-methyltransferase — translated: MVDKIYGIGVGPGDTDLLTLKAVKILQNADTVFVPISKEGKASVAYDIIKDILPENKKVVELLFPMSKDVEFLQKHWNGAAKQVMEENGTVAVVTIGDATLYSTFSYVWHIFKENGIDVEIINGISSPFAGAGVLNIPLVEGDEKLAILPQGKDLERYLEEFDTLIVMKTNDLEEKLKNLKDKKDNYLVGVVNRVTSNTQKTALGKIDEIDFEPFKDYLSLAIIKKLK